The following are encoded together in the Tribolium castaneum strain GA2 chromosome 3, icTriCast1.1, whole genome shotgun sequence genome:
- the LOC663823 gene encoding 3-hydroxyisobutyrate dehydrogenase, mitochondrial codes for MFVRGVVRLLCKINKHENQKRNAGTLAFIGIGNMGSRMANNLVKKGETVRVFDLTPANAKSVPGAQVCNNQEEAVKDASVIITMLPNGDIVKDTVLGTNGILKHASKGSLLIDCSTIQPQVAQEVSKATYSAGFKFLDAPVSGGVTGAEAGTLTFMVGGDKQVLNSADPILMKMGANVLHCGDSGAGQIAKLCNNLILAITMIGTCEGMNLGIKMGLDPKTLASIINVSTGRSWSSQTYNPVPGLIEKIPPSNDYKGGFAVNLVAKDLGLAEGVALLCNAPVPLTAAAHQIYRALSCNGYGNKDFASVYQFLKGN; via the exons ATGTTTGTTCGTGGAGTTGTTAGATTACTTTGTAAGATTAACAAACATGAAAACCAAA AAAGAAACGCAGGCACTTTGGCCTTCATCGGCATAGGCAACATGGGCAGCCGAATGGCCAACAACCTAGTGAAAAAAGGCGAAACGGTGCGCGTCTTCGACCTCACCCCCGCCAACGCGAAATCAGTTCCTGGTGCCCAAGTTTGCAACAACCAAGAGGAAGCCGTCAAAGACGCCTCTGTCATCATCACCATGCTCCCCAATGGCGATATTGTCAAAGACACTGTCCTTGGCACCAACGGCATCCTCAAACACGCATCCAAAGGCTCCCTCCTTATCGACTGCTCCACAATCCAGCCCCAGGTGGCCCAAGAAGTCTCCAAAGCGACCTATTCCGCCGGTTTCAAGTTTCTCGACGCTCCGGTCTCAGGTGGAGTCACGGGGGCGGAGGCCGGGACCCTCACTTTTATGGTAGGAGGCGACAAGCAAGTGCTCAACTCTGCCGACcctattttaatgaaaatgggGGCTAATGTGCTGCATTGTGGCGATTCAGGAGCGGGTCAAATCGCCAAACTTTGCAATAATCTCATTTTGGCGATTACCATGATTGGTACCTGCGAAGGGATGAATTTGGGTATCAAGATGGGCTTGGATCCTAAAACTTTGGCTTCGATTATTAATGTTTCGACAGGGAGAAGTTGGTCGTCGCAGACTTATAACCCCGTACCTGGACTTATTGAGAAAATTCCGCCAAGTAATGATTATAAAGGAGGCTTTGCTGTTAATTTGGTGGCAAAAGATTTGGGATTGGCTGAGGGTGTGGCGCTTTTGTGTAATGCCCCAGTGCCGTTGACTGCAGCCGCACATCAAATTTACAGGGCGTTGAGTTGTAATGGATATGGGAATAAAGATTTTGCTTCGGtttatcagtttttgaaaGGAAATTGA